CCGGGCGGTGGCGAGGACCGGACGATCCAAGGAACTAAAGGTGGCAACGCTGGCGACTGCCGCCCATTTTGACGGGGTCCGGGCGGCCGTCTGGATGGCAATGGCTCCTCCCTGCGAAACCCCAAAAAGGCAGGAAGGCGAGGGAGCAAAGCCGAACCGGGTTGAAGCATCAGCCAGCACCTTCTCGATCAGGGGGGCTTCCCTTACGCCGAAGGTCCCAAAGGATGCCATGTTCTCGCCCTGTCCGGGGATATCCAGCAGCAGGCAGCGGAAGCCAGCGGCGGTAAAGCGTTCGCAAATTGGCAGGTGATCCTCCTTTCGTCCGGCGTGGCCGTAGAGCAGGACCACCGTGCCGATTTCCGTGCCCCAAGGCGGCAGGGAAAGACCTCGACGGGTGAGCTCTTCGCGCAGGATGCGGGATTTCTTCGCCTCTCCCGGAGCCGGGGAGCTGGTGACCAGCAGGCAGGGCGTTTCTTCCGGACCGGTGTAGGCCTGGATCCGGAGCCCATACTGGTCGGGTTTGTCGAGAATGTCCCGGTGGTAGTCCTGCAGGCTCCGCCGCTGGGGGGAAACCAGCCGTTCGGAGCCATACCAAGCCACTCCTGCGAGCGCGATGGCCGTTAGGACCCCAACGATGATCGCAAGGCGAACGAAATATCGGCGAATGCGGATCATTGGGTGCCGGGGATATACCGCCTCATCTGGTGCGATTTCGCAAGATCGCGTTTGCCAGTCTGGCCCGCTGGCACTAGGGGAATGCCATGACTCTGCTTGCCGAGAAATCTCCCGTCCTCGAGAAAACCCGCGAACTGTGCGCCGCGATCGCGGGAGACGCCCGGTTTGTCCAGCTCCAGAAGGATGTGGAGCGCTTCCTCGAAGACGATTCCGCGCGCCTGATGTACCAGACCGTGCATGAGCGGGGCGAAGAGCTGCACCAGAAACAGCACGCGGGCATCAAGCTGGCTCCTTCTGAAATCAAGGAGTTCGAATCCGCCCGCGACGAGCTGCTGCGCAATGACGTCGCCAGCGCTTTCCTGGATGCCCAAGGCGAGCTGGAAGCCCTTCAGCGGACCATCGCGAAGTATATCACCACCACCCTCGAGATCGGTCGCGTGCCGACCGAAGCCGAGCTGTCCGACGAAGGCGGCTGCTGCGGTGGCGGATGCGGTTGCTCGCATTGATCCCCGCACGGTAGATCCGGAATCATTCATTTCAGCGCCTCACCTGCTCTCGGGTGAGGCGCTTCTTTTTGATGCGGTTCGTGGCGGGAACATGCGCCCCGCGAGAAAAGCCTGTGAAGAAAGCGGACCTCTCAGGCCTTACTGCCGCGGACGGTTGAATCGATCCACGATCTGCTTGGGGATGCTCCCCGAGTTGTTCGCCATCCACTGGCGGGCTGCCGCTTCATCCTGGCGCATCCAGCCGCCGAGATAGCGCCAGTAGTAGCCTTCCTGGGCGCGGCGGTCGCTGAGGTTGGCGACGAATTCGAGCGAGGTTTGCGGGGAATTCCGGAAACTTTCCTCGATGAAGATGCGGCGGGCGCCGTCGAGATCCGGGTTGTTGCCGAGTCCGGAGAGCCACTTCGCGGCCTCCACCGGATCCTGTCGGGCGTATTGGCGGGCCACGCCTTCGGCTGCTTCCGATTTGGTGTCCTCCGGAAGGCGCTCCACCCAGAGGCGGGCGGAAGCCAGATCCGTACGGGCCCAGCGATCGGAAACGGTCTCGGAGACATCGCGGCGCAGTTCCACATTCGTCATGGCGCTATTCCACTGGGAAGCCTGCACCGGATCGAGGTTCGCCAGATCGCGGGCCATCGAGCGGGAAGCTCGGGCGCGGGTTTCTTCGTCGCCCACACCAGCGATCCAGTTCGTCGCGAAATCGAATCCGTATTGCATGACGTAGGGCTGCACGGCATCCAGTGCCTGGTCGCGGGTGCGGCCTTCGAGTTGCGCGATGAAATCACGGGCGAGCTCCGGATTAGTGGAAGCGATGCCGCGGGTTGCTCCGAGCAGCCAGTTGTTCACCTCACCCTCGTCCTGAGCGGAGGATGCCCAAGCGAAGGCCGATTGAGGGTCATTGGCCGCCCACGTCGCCACGGCGGTTTCACGTTCCCAATCCTGCGCGCCGCTCTGCTGGAGGAAGCCGAGGGCGCTCATCGGATCACGCTCCGCCCATGCTTGGAGGATCAGCGAGCGCTCGGAACCGCGGAGGTTGGCACTCGGGCTGTTGCGAAATTCGTCGTAGACCGCCGCGAATTGGTCCGCTGGCAGGCGGTCGAGGAAGGCGAGGAGACGCTGGGTGCGGTCCAAGCGGCTCGTCACGTCCATGATCGACTTCAGATCCTTGTCCACGGGCTTGGCCGCGCCGCCTTCCCGTGCCTCGTTCTCCTTTTTCCGCTGGATTCGCTCGGCGAGGCTCATGCCTCCCATCCCTGGTCGGTCCGAGCGCGCTGATGCGGAGTCAGCACCCTTGGAAGCCGTTGACTCGGAAGGTGCACTGATGCGACCGATCATCACACCGGCACCCAGGGCCAAAGCGGCACCTCCCACGCTCATGATCCATCGGGATTTCATCGGAGTCATCTGAGAGTATGAAACGCTTCGAATTCCCCGAATTTTTCGGGATCGGAGCGTTTAGTCGGAACTTCGTCCTGCTTCCTTCCCCGCGAAAGTGGCGATTTTCCCGGAAAGCTCTGCCTGGATTCCAGCGAGAGCAGGGTCATCGGCGAGATTTCTCATCTCATGTGGATCTGCCGCGGGATCCAAGAGCATGGCTCCTCCGGCCGCATACTCGGCGTAGCGCCATTTTTCGGTGCGGATGGAGATTCCTGTGGCCGTCTTTCCGTCCTCGCTCCAGATCGTGAATGCCGGGTGGTCCCACGGTGCTTGCGGGTCCTTGATGAGCGGACTGAGATCGCGGCCTTCCGTGCCTGGCGCGGCGGGCAGTCCGCAGAGTGCTGCGAGGGTGGGGAAGAGGTCGATCGATTCCACCACGCGCTGGCATTTGCGTCCCGCGGCTTCACCGGGCACGCGGATGATCAGCGGGACGCGAGTGCCGGCCTCGAAGAGCGAGCCCGCTTTCGACCATTTGCCTTTTTCGCCGAGTTGATAGCCGTGGTCGCTCCAGAAGACGACGATGGTGTTTCCGGCGAAGCCCAGCCGATCGAGTTCGTCCAGCACGCGGCCTGCATTCCAATCGGTCCAGGAGACGCCTGCATGATAGGCGCGGATCATCTCTTTCGCTTCGGTCTCGCTGGCATCGCGGCCGACGAAGAGATCCGCATTCCTCGGGCGGATGGCGGCCTTCGGAAATCCCTCCGGCACTATCGGGCGCGGCGCGAAATCCGGGGGCAAGGAGATGTCCTCGGTACGATGAACATCGTAGAAACTCCGTGGTGCCGTCGGCGGGCTGTGCGGCTGGACGAAGCCACAGGCAAGAAAGAAGGGTTTGTCGTGCCGGGCTCTCAGGAAGCCGATCGCGCGATCGGCGATCGCATTCTCCGGATGTCCGTCACCATTGCCATCGAGCAGGATGCGCCGGTCGCTCTTCTTGTCTTTTGAGAGTTGGTCGTCGCCCTCAAGCGGCCACTTTGTTTGGGTGGGCCGCGTTTCCACCGCGACATCCGTCATGGCATCTTCAGTCCAGGAGACACCGTCATCAATGCCACCGTGGAAGATCTTGCCTGTCTCTGCCGAGATGTAGCCGTGCTCCTTGAACCACTGGGGAAGGGTTGACCACTCGGGGTGCAGCTTGCGGAAGTCGTCGCGATTTCCCAGCACGCCGGTGGTCTTTGGGTAGCGGCCCGTGAGCATCGAGGCTCGCGAGGGATTGCAGAGCGGAAACTGGCAGTATGCCTTCTCGAAAAGCACGCCGCTTGACGCAAGCTTGTCGAGATTCGGCGTGCGGCCCAGCGGATTTCCCATGGAGCCGAGTGCTGCCTTCATGTCGTCCGCGATCAGCAGGAGGACATTGAATTTCTTCTCCTGCGCATGAAGAGGTGCCAAGAGGAGAAGCAGCGCGGCGAGGCGTTTCATCATCCCAGCATGGAATGGCTCCCCGCGTGCCCGCAAGATGCAGCGATGCACCCCGATCGGGTTAGGGCCGGCTAGGGCAGCGCTCTCCGTTCGGTGACTTCCAAGCCGCCTTGCCGCTTGTGTTTCATCACGAATTCCTCGCGGGTGGCATCTTTCCGGTCCGTCGATCCATACTCGATCGAAACCGTGACCACCCCCGCGTTGTTCGCGATATTCAGAAGCCGGAACACCGGCTCCTTCCGCAGGCGCAGGAAGCAGAAGAGTGGCACGTCCGGGTGGTGAGCATTCCACAGCCACTGGGCGGGGAGAAAATCCGGGATGTCTGCCAGCGCGGAGAAGATGGCCCGCACCCGCTTTTCCCCATGCCTTGCTGCAAGGCGCGATGCCGATTTTTTTGCCAGCAGGCCCTCCCACCATGCGGCGACGGGATTCTCGTTTGCCTCCACCACTTCCTCGATCAGCGTCCGCGCATGGAAGGCCATGGCGGCGTGAAATTGTTCCCGCGTCAGCAGACCGGCGTCGTAATCTTCGAAGAGTTGCGGCGGTGTGCGGAGCATGATGGGCCAGACTATCGGGCAGGTACTCGTTCGCGCAAGTTGGCCGCGATCTGATGGAAGGCAGCGGAAACCGGATGCTCGGCCGCAGGGATTAGCGCCACCGGGGTGCCGGCGTCCCCGCGCTCGCGGGTCTGGGCATCGATCGGGATCTGCGCCAGCAGCGGGACACCCAGTTCCTGGGCCTCGCGCACGCCGCCGCCTTCGCCGAAGAGGTAGTAACGCTGGCCGTGATCGCACTCGAACCACGCCATGTTTTCCACCAAGCCGAGAATCGGGACGTTCACCTTGGCAAACATCGACACCGCCTTGCGGGCGTCGATCAGCGCCATCTCTTGCGGAGTGGTCACGATCACCGCGCCATCCACAGCCACGGTCTGGACGATCGTGAGCTGGATGTCGCCGGTCCCGGGTGGCAGGTCGAGAATCAGGTAGTCGAGGTCACCCCAGGCGACCTGACGGAGAAATTGCTGGGTGTAGCGCGTGGCCATCGGGCCGCGCACGATTACCGGTGAGCGGTCTTCGAGGAGGAAGCCCATCGACATGAGCTTCAGGCCGTGAGCCTCGATGGGGATGATCTCATCCTTCTCATTCGCCATCGGCTTCTCGTGGCTGCCGAACATCTGGGCCACCGAGGGGCCGTAGAGGTCGCAGTCGCACACGCCGACCTTTGCTCCGGTGCGGGCCAAGGCTACGGCCAGATTGCCCGCGACGGTGGATTTTCCTACCCCGCCCTTGCCCGAAGCCACCGCGATGATGCGTTTCACGCCGGGGATGGACGACTTGCCCTGCACGGCTTCCGATCCTCCGCCCTGCGCGCCTTGGGGCTCCTTCACCTCAATCTCCACCTTTACGGTGCCGACATCCGGCAGGGCGTCCAAGATCGCGTGGCAGTCCTTGAAAATCTGTTCCGGCACCTTCGGGTCCTTGGTCGCGACCTCGATGTGGACGCGCAGGACGCCGTTTTCGTGGGTAACGCCTTTGACGAGGCCGAAGGAGACGATGTCCCGGGAGAAGCCGGGGTAGCGGACATTGCGGAGGGCTTCCTTGATGAATTCGGGACTCACGGCGGCGGAAGCAATGGCGGGATCCAGCCCCCTGTCAACCCGTAGAATCCCCGGAACTCCCGGAAGCATGCCCTGCATCGGGGGATGACACGGTTTGGATGCGGATTTGCTCGCCGCCATGGAGGCGTTTTCCTGCCCCTGCGGAGCTCCCGCCTTTGAAAATCAAGACTTCATCGAGGCGCTTCCGCAGCCGCTGCTGGAAGCGGACCTCCTCGAAAAGACCGCCGATCGTATTGGCCAAGGTCAGGGTCTCCTGAGGCGGTTCGTCATCCAATTGGACGGTGACCGTCTTGGAGACGACACCTTCCCGGAGCTTCGAGAAACACTCCTCCAGTTCATGGGGCGTATTCACGTTGTCGAGCGCCGCAGGGTGGGGGAGCTCCAGCATCAATGGCTCCAGGCTTTCGAGGAAGAAGCGGGCCCGGAAGTCGTCGCGGGTGATCCATTCTTCGGCTTTCGCCAAGGCATGGGCCTCATAGATCGCGCAGAGAGGTTCGGGGCGGCCATCGAGGCGGTTGGAGTAACAGGTCGCTTGGCGAGATGGATCTCGGCACACCGCGAGATGCCGGATCGTTTCGGCATCCAGCATGAAAAGGTCACAGCCTAACAGCAGCACGGACTTTACGGGATGGGCGGCATGGGCCGCGGCTAGTGCCGCCAAGGGGCCGACGCCTGCACGTTGATCCCGGATTACGGGGAGATCGACCGGCGGGACCGAATCATTTCCGAGCGAAAGGTAAATCTCATCGCCTGCTAGGCGGGCGAGCGACACGAGGAAGTCGATCTGCCGCTCACCATCCGGGCGCTCGATCCGGGCCTTCTCCCGGCCCATGCGGCTGCTTTTCCCTCCTGCGAGGATCACGGTGATGAGGGACATCAGCGGAAGCGGTCGCGGGTATCGGGTTGCTTGAAGGGCTTTGTCAGGAAGATCCGGACGGCGTCGTTGAAGCGCTTCGGATCCTCGTTGGAAATCATGTGGGTGGCTCCGCTGAAGATCTGAAGCTGCGACTTCGGGATGCTCTGGAAAATGAGCAGGGTATGCTCGTTCCGGATCACATCGCGATCTCCGGCCATGACCAGCACGGGCGACGCGATCTTCTTCAGATCGCTTGCCGGGATGTCCGGTTGCTTGAGCATCAGGTCCATCTTCTCCAGTTCGAGGGAAATGGCGGCATTGGGGCCTTTCTCGGCGGCTTGTTCATTCATCCGCTTCTTCTCGGCCTGGATGAAGTCGATCAGCCAAGGCTCGATGCCATCGGGAGTGAGATTGGCGCCCATGATCGCGAGCTTTCCAACCTTGTCCGGATGATGGATCGCGAGCAGAAGCCCGAGGATGCCGCCATCGCTCCAGCCAACGATGTTCACCGACTTGAGTTCGAGTGAATCGAGAAGCATGTCGATGTCTTCGGCCATCTGTTCGTAGTTCAGCGTACCCTCTCCCTTTCCGCTGCGGCCATGGCCCCGGCTGTCGACGGCGATCACCAGGAAGCTCAGCGCGAAGTGGCGAATCTGAGGAGCCATGGTCTCGATGCTGCCGCCGTTCGGATGGAGCAGCAGCAACGGTTGCCCGCCGCCATAGGTCTCGTAGTAGAGCCCGATCCCGTTGACCTTGGCGGTCTTGCCCGCTTTCGGGTTCTTGCCGTAGCCGGGAAAGTCTTTGGCGGGCGAAGCGACGGTGAAGCCGACGAGGACCAGCAGGCAGGATATCAGGGCGCGGCGTCCGGCGTTCATGGATGGATCAGGCTCGCGCGGCTTCCGGCCAGAAGGCCAGCACGAGGAACGCGAGAATGGCGATGGAAATGCCGACGTATTCGTGGGGCTTCAGGATTTCCTGGAGCAGCAGAACGGCGATCAAGTTTCCGATGACGATCGAGCCCGCGCCGAAGAGGGCGACGGTGCGGCCAAGGCCGCCGGCGGCATAGACGTAGAGCTGGCCGAGCACGGCGATCTGGCGGATGACGGTGTAGCTGAGGAACCACCAGGTGAAAAAGTTCGCGAGGGTGAAGCC
This portion of the Luteolibacter luteus genome encodes:
- a CDS encoding alpha/beta hydrolase family protein, with protein sequence MIRIRRYFVRLAIIVGVLTAIALAGVAWYGSERLVSPQRRSLQDYHRDILDKPDQYGLRIQAYTGPEETPCLLVTSSPAPGEAKKSRILREELTRRGLSLPPWGTEIGTVVLLYGHAGRKEDHLPICERFTAAGFRCLLLDIPGQGENMASFGTFGVREAPLIEKVLADASTRFGFAPSPSCLFGVSQGGAIAIQTAARTPSKWAAVASVATFSSLDRPVLATARELVPKDLQFCCPLAALCVSCGTRVRAGFWPADVRPVDAAGKLNIPVFIAHGDQDPYIGIEQARDIFAAVPGSRKTFVVVKGATHNNVLATGSHGLYADVSQFFLDAVQHRTPQFERAE
- a CDS encoding YlbF family regulator, which produces MTLLAEKSPVLEKTRELCAAIAGDARFVQLQKDVERFLEDDSARLMYQTVHERGEELHQKQHAGIKLAPSEIKEFESARDELLRNDVASAFLDAQGELEALQRTIAKYITTTLEIGRVPTEAELSDEGGCCGGGCGCSH
- a CDS encoding sulfatase; the encoded protein is MMKRLAALLLLLAPLHAQEKKFNVLLLIADDMKAALGSMGNPLGRTPNLDKLASSGVLFEKAYCQFPLCNPSRASMLTGRYPKTTGVLGNRDDFRKLHPEWSTLPQWFKEHGYISAETGKIFHGGIDDGVSWTEDAMTDVAVETRPTQTKWPLEGDDQLSKDKKSDRRILLDGNGDGHPENAIADRAIGFLRARHDKPFFLACGFVQPHSPPTAPRSFYDVHRTEDISLPPDFAPRPIVPEGFPKAAIRPRNADLFVGRDASETEAKEMIRAYHAGVSWTDWNAGRVLDELDRLGFAGNTIVVFWSDHGYQLGEKGKWSKAGSLFEAGTRVPLIIRVPGEAAGRKCQRVVESIDLFPTLAALCGLPAAPGTEGRDLSPLIKDPQAPWDHPAFTIWSEDGKTATGISIRTEKWRYAEYAAGGAMLLDPAADPHEMRNLADDPALAGIQAELSGKIATFAGKEAGRSSD
- a CDS encoding Mrp/NBP35 family ATP-binding protein; this translates as MSPEFIKEALRNVRYPGFSRDIVSFGLVKGVTHENGVLRVHIEVATKDPKVPEQIFKDCHAILDALPDVGTVKVEIEVKEPQGAQGGGSEAVQGKSSIPGVKRIIAVASGKGGVGKSTVAGNLAVALARTGAKVGVCDCDLYGPSVAQMFGSHEKPMANEKDEIIPIEAHGLKLMSMGFLLEDRSPVIVRGPMATRYTQQFLRQVAWGDLDYLILDLPPGTGDIQLTIVQTVAVDGAVIVTTPQEMALIDARKAVSMFAKVNVPILGLVENMAWFECDHGQRYYLFGEGGGVREAQELGVPLLAQIPIDAQTRERGDAGTPVALIPAAEHPVSAAFHQIAANLRERVPAR
- the mobA gene encoding molybdenum cofactor guanylyltransferase is translated as MSLITVILAGGKSSRMGREKARIERPDGERQIDFLVSLARLAGDEIYLSLGNDSVPPVDLPVIRDQRAGVGPLAALAAAHAAHPVKSVLLLGCDLFMLDAETIRHLAVCRDPSRQATCYSNRLDGRPEPLCAIYEAHALAKAEEWITRDDFRARFFLESLEPLMLELPHPAALDNVNTPHELEECFSKLREGVVSKTVTVQLDDEPPQETLTLANTIGGLFEEVRFQQRLRKRLDEVLIFKGGSSAGAGKRLHGGEQIRIQTVSSPDAGHASGSSGDSTG
- a CDS encoding alpha/beta fold hydrolase, whose translation is MNAGRRALISCLLVLVGFTVASPAKDFPGYGKNPKAGKTAKVNGIGLYYETYGGGQPLLLLHPNGGSIETMAPQIRHFALSFLVIAVDSRGHGRSGKGEGTLNYEQMAEDIDMLLDSLELKSVNIVGWSDGGILGLLLAIHHPDKVGKLAIMGANLTPDGIEPWLIDFIQAEKKRMNEQAAEKGPNAAISLELEKMDLMLKQPDIPASDLKKIASPVLVMAGDRDVIRNEHTLLIFQSIPKSQLQIFSGATHMISNEDPKRFNDAVRIFLTKPFKQPDTRDRFR